A region of the Chrysiogenia bacterium genome:
CATTCCTTGTGGTCGCGGTTGAAGATGATGTAGGCGGCGTCGGCCATGATCTCGGGCTTGCGGCATCCCTTGAGCGCTGCCTTGCCCGCGGTGTTGCCGATGGCGGCGGTGGCAATCGCCGTGCGCGGCCACAGGCCATTGAAACCGATCTTCCCCTCGAACTCCGCCGACATTCCAAGCACGCACATGCTCATGCCGAATTTGGCCATGGTGTAGGCCACGTGGTTCTTGAACCAGCGGGCTTCCATGTTGAGCGGCGAGCACAGATTGAGCACGTGGGGATTGTCCGCTTTCAGCAGGTGCGGGATGCACTTCTGCGAGGTCATGTAGGTCCCGCGCGCATTGATCTGGTGCATCAGGTCGTATTTCTTCATGGTCGTGGCCAGCGTCGGCGTCAGATTGATTGCGCTGGCATTGTTCACGAGGATGTCGATGCCGCCGAACTTTTCGACGGTATCGGCGACGGCTTTTTCGACGCTCGCTTCATCGCGCACGTCGACGACGATGGGCAGGGCCTTGCCGCCGGCCTTTTCGATTTCCTCAGCCGCGGTGAAAATGGTGCCCTCAAGCTTGGGGTGGGGCTCGGCCGTCTTGGCGGCGATGGTGATGTTGGCGCCGTCCTGCGCGGCGCGCAGCGCGATCGCCTTGCCGATGCCGCGGCTCGCGCCGGTAATGAATAGTGTCTTGCCCTTCAGGTCGCCCATGGTTTGCTCACTTCCTGGGGCCCGCTCATGGGCCCGAGATGTCGAATTTCGCGCCATCACAAGGGCGCGGAGCGAGTCTAGGGCGGATTGACTGGTGAATCAAAAGTTCGCAGGCAGGGCCCCGACCGGCTATTTTGGGCCCCCATGAGCCCATCACCAGAGTTTCATATCGCCCCCTACGATCCCGCCCGCCACCTGGAGGGCTGCACCGAGGCCCTGCGCTCTGCCTTCTCCCACAACCACTGGCCCGCCTGGCAGTGTGCCTCGCCGCGCATGGCCAGCGACTTCACCGCCCTGCTGGCCAGCATCAGCGACCTGAACTTCGTGATCGAGGACAAGGCCACCGGAGCGGCCCGCGGGCAGGTCTTCTGCATGGCACCGGCCGCGAAGGGCCAGCTCGCCCGGGGATTTTGGCCCTTTGCCAAGCTGGGTGGGCAGTTTTTCACGGGCCTCTACTTGCCGCGCATGACAGCAATTCGCCACCTGTTGGGAATAGGACGCGGTTATGCCGGGTTATTCAAGGATCACCCCAGCAACGACCCCCACTTCGAGGTCGTGCTCTTTGCCATCCATGAATCGATGCAGGGCAAGGGCTGGGGCCGCCGCCTGATGGACGCGGCGGTGGAAAAATTCAGCGAGCGCG
Encoded here:
- a CDS encoding GNAT family N-acetyltransferase, whose protein sequence is MSPSPEFHIAPYDPARHLEGCTEALRSAFSHNHWPAWQCASPRMASDFTALLASISDLNFVIEDKATGAARGQVFCMAPAAKGQLARGFWPFAKLGGQFFTGLYLPRMTAIRHLLGIGRGYAGLFKDHPSNDPHFEVVLFAIHESMQGKGWGRRLMDAAVEKFSERGAEKAILMTDSTMSWQFYERYGYKRILTSPMGGAYKVAMDSDHEDAYIYEVDVKEACERIAHTRAARGE
- a CDS encoding NAD(P)-dependent oxidoreductase, coding for MGDLKGKTLFITGASRGIGKAIALRAAQDGANITIAAKTAEPHPKLEGTIFTAAEEIEKAGGKALPIVVDVRDEASVEKAVADTVEKFGGIDILVNNASAINLTPTLATTMKKYDLMHQINARGTYMTSQKCIPHLLKADNPHVLNLCSPLNMEARWFKNHVAYTMAKFGMSMCVLGMSAEFEGKIGFNGLWPRTAIATAAIGNTAGKAALKGCRKPEIMADAAYIIFNRDHKECNGNFFIDDDVLKSEGITDLDHYAYEPGATLMPDFFI